In Panicum virgatum strain AP13 chromosome 5K, P.virgatum_v5, whole genome shotgun sequence, the genomic window AAAAAAATAAGCCATCTTAATTgtctaactcattttagcccATATGGCCCATGAATTTGGCCCAAATCCAATTAATCCCTcctagtatatatattgttgaacTCTCCTTCAAATCCTACTCCACACTCACTCCAATTTTAGTTTGAAATGAATTATTTTTCATATGAATATGTGATATTTATATGTAATTCTCGGGTATGCTTTTTGGGTATGGGTTACCCGTTGGGTATAAATTACCCGCCGGGTACGGGTATGGAAATATTTTCCTACCCGTGTACGGGtacgggtaacccgacgggtaaaACTTAGTTCTagcgggtacgggtatgggtGGCCAATACCCGATGGGTgtgtacccgttgccatctctaGTCATGTCCAAACCACAAGCAAATTCCTGACAAATAAAGAAGAAGCGTTTATGTGcgtatgaaattgaataggtacctcaccaacatcatgataaaccaaagtctagttgaagtcaaagtgagaaaacaaatttttgcacatgaaatgacgagtcattcaaattacggtttcaaatgttaattttagcctagcaaatgatcttagatttgagtgtgttctagtcctatttgctcagaagaacacctagttttttatcatattttttcgaattttttataaatatttttgaatttttaaatttgaaaacgaaaaataccgaaaaataccgaaatttctctTCCCAGTAACTAGTGAAAACGAAAAAaacaccgaaatttcggcgaaattcgaCCGAAAAGTTGAACCCTGCTCACGGCACATCAGGCACTCGCACTCGTCGGCCATAGCCGCGTCCGTGCAGCAGTCTGAACATGAGATGTGGCCTTTCGTGCACTGCATGCCAACCAAAAATAGAATCGGGGAACAAACCAAACGAGGTGTCACTGGAACAGTAACAACGTTGGCATTGCAGGGAATTAGAATTACCACTACCCCCTTTGCTGGATTCTACAGTGACAGACTCATTTAGATTGTTTGAGATTCTGATGCTAAGCATGCTTTGTAACCATTTCTTTTTGCAATGAAATGTTTCTGATGCCGTTATGCCAAGCATGCCTTTTAACTGCTTCTTTTTGCAACAAAATGTTCCTAACCTTTCATGAAAATGCCAATTGTATAATCCGAATCAGTGGTACAAGGTAGTCAAAAAGGTGTTCAGAGTATCTGcagtttattaaaaaaaaaaagagtattcATACCAAGGAGTAGACACCGCAGATGCCATGTGACTTAATACTAGTATGACAGTGTGTTAGAAATCCTACTAATATTGGCTAATTGTTATGTAAGAATGTCTAACCAGATCGGATGTAAAGAATTTGTGGCATTAATAAACACCATGAGATTAGCCTTTTTCTCCATTGTGGGCTATGCCCGAATTTCATTAGTCCAGAAATCAACAAAATTACAGAGTCACTATAGGATTGGATACGACAAACAAACGTGGTGAACCCATTTATTTTGTACACTCTACATTACTACCAAATTCAGGTAAGAGACTCAAAGATACTGAAAAGTTAGGGATGAACATATtgccttttctccttttttagaTAATAAAAGACATGAATGTTTTGCAACAGGTGAACTTAAAGAAACAAACAAGAGACCGCATGCAAAAtaactacaaactaaaattttcgaGTACTGAAAACATTGATCATGAGAGATTGATTTCGCACACACATACCTGGAAAAGGGGCGCAGTCAATGGACCAGAACAAACACAGCACTGCAGCAGATCGGCGTCCACGTCGACAGTGATTTTCTCCGCTCGGTGTTGGCTCGTCACGGTTTGAGTCTCATCTTCCCCCCTGGGCCTCTTCATGCCGGGAAGCTGTCTTAACACCCGCGGCCAAGGCCTCTTGTCACCCATCTGCGCACCGCGCACTGCCGTGTATCAGGATTCAGTAATCTACTAATCTGTCCAGAGATCACTGTTACGGTTTGTAAAATGCACATAGCGGCGGAGCATATGATCTATCAGAGGTTTCAGTAGCCTAATCGAAACTGCGATGTACTGGGCGCCAATCAGTGTTACGTATGCGTGTCGTATCGGATTGCATACTCGTACGCAGTGGCGGAGCGTGAGATaatatggggggggggggcaatttGTGAAGGCTCAAATTCAAAGGCCGACATGCCACACCGCAGGCAAGTTTTAAATGCCATATGTCATGGCGCACTAGAACGCAATGGAGAGAAAGCTTGGCGATGATATTAGATAAGTATGTGTGAGGCATCAAATAATATAAATCTAGCTACCTAAGCTTTTGAGGGTAGCAATTAGCATAAAAATCAAATTATCAGCAACAAACTATGAATCTATGAACTTGCAAGATTAAGTTTTAGAAAAGAATTGACAAAGGGACTAGTTGCAGCCCCTTAGGAGCCATGTGCTCTTCTTTCTATGTCCAGGCGACAGTGCCTGGCGAGCTCCACAGCCGGTGAGGTAGCAACAGCTAGCGAATACAATAAAAAGAGAGCGTCGCGACGCATTATCCAGCAATCATAGTCAAACGATGCAAAATGCAAGAAAAGCAATAGACATGATTGCACGTAGTCCTCTCTGGATAGTCCTGCAGATCCATGGATAAACttagatccgtgagttgcttgTAATAAGCGGACTAGCAAACTAAATCAAAACCTCATAATTTTTTTGGGAGGAGGGGGGCCGGGCGCAGGTTGGCCTCCAAAGGCTCCGCCAGTGCTCGTACGTCTAAGGTCTGAATTAGGGTGAATCGTGTCTGCTGAATGTCCTGTTTGCTTCAAAAACAGATCACCCGAGCGTAAATCATCATCGATTTTTGAAGAATCCGCGTGAATAACACACGACACCAACTGCATCCCAACTGCGTGCTTGCGAACTTCAGTTCGAGTTCGACAGGTAGTGTTTCCCTCCGAAGTCCAAACAAACAAACGCAGATGAGAAAACTACGCGGCTCATGgatctccccctccctctctgaACCGCAGTTCATGGATCCCCGCCTGAGGATTCCCCGGAACCTCCACGACCCGCAGTACCCGGCCATACGCCCGGATTGGCCGCGCAAGGCCGCGGTAACGGGGATCGGAACACGCAAACAACTTGATCGGGTTGCGGCGGCGTCGAGAGGACTCACCTCAACGGGTGGATGTGGACGATCGATCCCCCGGTTCGCCTCCTGAGatcagcgccgcgcgccgccgccgccgtgccgcccggcCTGTTCTTCCTTCGATGGAATGCGTGCTCTACTGCTCGACGCTGTGACCTACTTGGATGAGATCAACGATCATATCTCGGCTGGAAACTGGAAACGGAACCGCCATGGCTGGCTGTGGAGCCTGGAAGGCGTGATCTTAATAGGCCGGGCTTTAGCGTGATCCGGACGGCCCATCTGAGGCGATTTGGGCCTAGCCTCGCGGGGCCCACTCCCACCTCCTACTACATGTGCCGATTGGAATTTGCAAGTTCAAAAGCCTTTATTGAACGCAaaagcttcaaaaaaaaaaaagaacgcaAAAAAATGTGTATACGATAACGAGCTAATTCAAATTTCGAATGTTTGCAGGCAGGAACTACTGGTCTTGCAATTTGCAAACGGTCTCGCTCAAGGCAAACATCAACCCGGTGTAGTCTGCATATACTCCTCCGGCTAAATCTCCTTTCAAGTTCGGAATGAGGATCATTCGCGTCGAATTGTAATCTGCGGATTCAAAATGGAGGCCACTGTGAGCCAACTCGTCAGGCCAAGCCAGGCGATGAGGAGAGCTGCGAGAAATGATAATACCGGCCGCCGATGGCAGAGAAAGTATTGAGTGGAGAGCGACAGGGAAACTGCCGTCTTTTGTAAGCAAGAGAATCGACCAGAGTGTGACGGCTGACGAAGGAAGACAGTGGTGGTGGAAATGGACGGCGTTAGTCTTGGACAGATTGAGCATGAGAAACGTTTTGCCTGGGTCGCCCCCCGCGCGGGCGACCAGGGCGAAACCCTAGCgtcgccccgcccccgccccccctcccctccctccaccacctcgccgccgccggagacgagCCGCCGGAACCTCGTGCGCGCTCccgaggaaggcggcggcgaggctttCGCCGGGAGGGGTGCGGGTGACTTGCGCGGCTAGGGCGCTtggcagccatggcggcggcgtcgcggtggggCCCGGCGGCGACACGGCAGGGCCACGGACGAGGATCCCGGGAGGTGGATGGGGTTGGCGTGCGGCGGCAGCCTCCTTcgacagtggcggcggcgggatttggtggcgcggcggcgccgtctgGTCCCGTCGGAGATGGGCTTGGGGCCCGGATCTGCGCGTGCAGGCAGCGGCAACGGGCGGTGGCGAAGGCGgttggtggcgcggcggcggggacacTGAGGACGACGGGGGCTTGGGGGGCGCCAGATCCGCCGCCCAGGTGGTCTGATTTGGTGCCCCCGAACCTCGATCTACGCATTCCGGCCgtgctgtggcggcggcgcggcgtacaGCGGGTCTCCAGTAAATGGTTCGGCTCTACCGTGGTGGTGGGGCCAGGGTGACCTGGTGGTGCTCCGAGGCACCATGGTGGTGTTGCGGGGCATGCCGGTCGCTCCTCCGGCGGTGCCTGTCGCAGGTTTTGACCGCCGGTTCATTGCTGTTGGGCGGGCCGTTTTGTGCTGCAGGCTGGGATGCGCTCCGGGCGAAAGCTATGGTGACAGCGCCCTCGAGCGTCATTCTCCCCGTTGGGGGTGCCAGGCGGAGCCGTTCCACTTGTTGCATGAGAGGTTtctgggtgaaaaccctgtccaCTTGTGGACGAGCGTCGGCGGCGTCTATGGCGTCGCATCCTTCTTGAAGGCGTCGCTTCGAGACCGGGTCTGTGCTTGCGGCGGTGCGTCGCCATTGGTGGGGGAAGGCGGCCTTGGGTGGAAGTGATCCGAGGGTGGTGGTGATTCGTTCGTGGCTGTGTTGGATGTGCTAAGGGCTCATGGTTGCTGTTTGGCTGTGGGTCGGCGTTTGTGGTGCGGTGGTGATCCCGGTGGCGGCAATGTTATCTTTGAGCTACGACGGCTTAGCAAATCTTGGCGAAGCAGTGTCCCGCGGTGGTGCGTCGCTTCAAGGTGGATGCTTCTGTGTTGTGAGGAGGTggatgtggcgaggcccccaTGAGTATGAGGTGTTTGAGGTGTCTTGAGGGTCAAGATTTGGTTTTGCTTAGCAGTGGTGGCCGGGAGATCGACGACTATGGGCGCGTGGCTCGAGGTTGACGGCGCTATGGTGAAGGGGCTGTGGGTCTCTACTCAAGCTTGCACCGGGCTGCGTCGGTTTTGGCGTGGAACGGCGTTGCATGACGGCGTTTGCTTTGGTAGTTTCTTGTTGGTTCCTTTCCTAGGGTATGGTGGTTTGGCGTCGTGTTGGGTTTTCGCTCGGTTTTCCATAATTAACTGAGCATTGTATGGTTTGGCCTCGTTTCCCTTAATATGAGGCAACTTCTTCTTATATGACatggcagtgctcctgcctttaatttaaaaaaaagtcTTGGACAGATTCAGAGAAAAATATACATTAAAATTATCTGATGGGGCTCCTGGTCCTGAATTATAGTCAAATAATTGCTTGTTTAGCTACATTATTTGTTTGCATTATGACATCacacaaaatattttttatatttttagatatGTATTTTTCTAGAATGAAAAGATAAAACGATTGTTTTAAATCCTAAACATTTTGAACATGCAAACAAGTAGATGGTAAAAACTGAGTGTACATTCCAACTTGGACGTCTCTTCTACTGATGTGTGGGCCCAACCACATGGCCTAACTCTCAACTATACTCTTGACTCTTGAGCTAGTGGGAGTAACTTCTACTGGTAGTCAAATTAATAAGCGCGTTGTTATGGGAGGTGAGTACATGAAGACTCGGAGAGGTTTTCAAAACCTTTCCAATCTGCTTTTTCTTTTTACAAATATTAAAAATCAATCAAAGAATCCAAAAGCCACATCTGCTATTGTCCAAAGTCAGCTATTCTTTAGTATACATTTAAAAGCTTCTTTTCCCTACTTTTTATCGTTGTATTCCTCTCACTCTCCGGCGCCACGCGCCCTCTCGCTTCGCTGCATTGCCGACGAGCTCCCCAAGGGCGCCGCCACCTACAACAGCCACACGTCGACGAGCTACCCAAGCGCGggtgcggcgtgcgcggcgcggccagcTCTAGCACAGGCAGCGTTGGCAGCTTGCGACAGTGACCGCCTCAGTGATAGAGAGAAAGAAGATTgatgagagagaggaagaagaagatgaggtgagagaggaggaaaagattatttgTCTCTATGATGTGTGGGATCCACTCGTAAGTGAAAGAAATTTTATCTAAAACCACGGCTGCTCAACCAAAAACTTCCCGATAACGTTACTTATATTGCAACTTTACAGAAGTCACATGCCACCATTACAGCTTTTGGACTACCAAACACACCCAAATCTGCTTTAGATCTGCAGATCTGTAGGTAGACTCAGATCTGCAGCCCAGCCGATGGAGAAGCTCGAGCAGCAGAGTACCGTCAAGAAGGCGTGGTTGGAGTTACCGATGGATGGAGTGAGGCAAAATGCGTCGGAACCAGAGGCGACCGGCGCAGCCAACGGACCAGTGGACATCGAAGCCGCCGCGGCCAGGGAGGAGCTCGTGGCGAGGATCGACAAGGCCCAGCTCCACTGCCCCCGCTGCAACCACCCCTTCAAGCCTCCAATCTACCAGGGCGTGTTTGGAAAGGTGGCCGTGGGCTCGGCTGTCACAGCTCGTGGCGAGGATCGACAAGGCCCAGCTCCACTGCCCCCGCTGCAACCACCCCTTCAAGCCTCCAATCTACCAGGGCGTGTTTGGAAAGGTGGCCTGTGGGCTCGGCTGTCACACcctaaaatatttaattttaggatgtgaatattttttaaaatgagTTTATCCATTTTTGGACTTTTTGAGAATTGTCCAGTTTTTTTCTGGCATTGATCCTCATCTTCTCTGGAGCTAAAACCATTTATTTGAAGGTTCTAAAACCTTTTTCAAGAGCTCTTAGTATTTTGTTTGGACTTCTCATGTCCCAAATTTATCTCCCAGAATCTCTCAAATTTTCAAGATATATTTTTATGGTTTTAAAGATCTATCTAGACttttctatatttattttaaacCTGAAAATATATTCTGGGCAATTGAAATCCTTTCACTTTTCTTCCCAGTCTGGATTCAACTTGTTTTGCCCCCATCGAGTTTCCTGTTCTCTAATCTTTCGGCTCGACCAAACCACGCCCGAAACAGAGTCTTATCTCAATTTCGGTGTTTTCTGGCGATATTTCGCTGTTATCACCGTCAGTTCCAACGACCAGTACCATCGCTCTGAAATACTAGTTCCATCTCAATCTCCCTCAACCACCATAGCCTGCCGAGGCCGAGCGCCGCCAATTGTTGGCTGTCCGTTTCGCACTCCTTTGCCCGCCCGCCAAATCCTCACGGCGTGCGGCAGCCCTGCCACTGGTCCCCGCCTTCAATTCATGGCTGAGAAGCTTCATCGTCACCAATGACCAGAACAATCGCCACTTTGTACCAAAGTCTTCAGCTTTGTCCATGCTGCTTCAACGTGGGTGAGGACCTTCACATAATCACGTGTTTACCTTGCTCTCTGCTCTCACAATTCCCTCTCTGTTCTGCAGCCGACACCCTCTTCTATTTCCTTCATATCTTTTCTTGCTGACTCATGGGACCAGCTAGCCATCCTCCATCTCCTTTCTATCGTGCACAACCTGGATTCAAACCAAGCCCAAACGCTGGACGCAAGTTTGTGCGTGTGTGCATCACGCGAGCCGAAGCCCCTGGCCCTAAAACGTATAAAGCGCTAGgcctccctgccgccgccatccAATCCTCGTTCCGCACGCCCTTTCATCGCAAGATCCACGTTCTGGCCGATTCCCTCGTAGCCTCCGCTGCTACCCCTTTGCCTCCTAGTTTCAATCTCGCACAGCACGCCGGCGCTACCAAGAGCCTAGACGTGCGTGCCTGGTTCTGATCCGTGCCTATAAAGCGCGCATGCTCGAGCCCCTGTGCCCCTTCCCTCGCGCTCCCTGCTGCTTGCGCCGCCGGCCCTAGAGCCATCGCCAAGGGACGAGCGCCGCAGCACCACTGCCCCCGGTGAGCATGGAAAAAGGGGCGACGCCGGCCCTGCCCGCCCTTCCTCCGCGCCCTGCTGCCTACGCAGCCTTGCAACCGCGCCTCCTCCCCTGCTGATGCGCATGAATCAGCGCCTAGCCCTACGTGCCGTCGCCCTCTACTGCGGCACGACTCACGACGACGGGTCGGCTCGCTGCATTTAAACGTAAACTCTAGTCTATATCAAAGGCCCACCTACCTGAACCCAATCCTGGCCCACCCGCCCACCAACCTGGCCCACTACTGCCTCACAGCCAGCCCAACAGCTACTTCAGCTTCGGCCAACACCAGAAACGGCCCAGTTCAGCCACCCATCCGTCTCCTTCCCCCATCCATCTCGTGCTGATGCCGCAACAGACTAACCACCACCACACGAAGTCACGAACTGCTCCTCACCTCACAGGCTCACACACCGAAGGCCGCAGAGCCTAAAACCCCCCTCTGACCCCCACTGCCACTTGCCACCACTCGGCGCCTTCCGCCGCCTCCCCGATCGTTCCGGAACCTTTGAGATTGTAGGGGGAGGTCGtccgcggcgtcggcgagggCGATGGAGGTCAGGGGGCTGGGGCAGCTcctggcggcgctggccgcggcgCTCTTCGTCCGCGCCATCGCCGGGCCTGGGCCCGCCCTCCTCCCGCCGGCGGAGGACACGGAGGACGACGAGAccgacgcggcggccggcggcggcgtcgtgcggcCCGTGACCATCCGGTGGGCCCGCATCACGTGCGCGCTGAAGAACAAGCGCGGGGAAGTGGTGAGTCTCGGTCCCGCCGCCGTGGCACCACCTCGTCCCCCATCTCGCCGCAGCCCGCGCGAAACCCTCGCATTGGCCTCAATCGTCTTCCCCCCTCGTTTGGTTTCCAGTTTGGCAATAGTGCCGCGAGTGAGGAGCCACGTGTACGCTGATGATTGGCTGCAATGGGGCCGCTGACTCGTTGACCGCCGCTCCTGCCGTAGAACAGATTGCATGATTCGTATAGTTGAAGTATCTGTAGTAGATAATTGCATTCTACTTTACCATTATGACATGTCATTGTATTTGTCAATTGCCAGGCAAGGTTCCTGCTGTCGAATGTGTCTGGGGAGGCAAAACCAGGGAGGCTGCTAGCGCTCATGGGACCATCCGGGTCTGGCAAAACAACTCTGCTCAATGTGCTGGCAGGGCAGCTCACAGCATCGCCTTCCCTGCATCTTTCGGGGTATCTGTATGTCAATGGTCGGCCTATCTCGAAGAGCGGATATAACTATAAGTAAGTTATATTCTTGCGGTCCGGGTCTTAATTCTGCCCTTGTTCATGGAAGATAACTGGTGACTGTTCCCTTGTGAAGGATTGCTTTCGTGAGGCAGGAAGACCTGTTCTTCTCGCAGCTCACTGTGCGGGAGACGCTCTCGCTTGCTGCTGAACTCCAGCTTCCTGACACGTGCGATCCTGAGAGGAAGGAGCGCTATGTAAGCGATCTTTTGCTTCGTCTGGGATTGGTGAGTGCCGCCATTTTGGTTGATGTTTCAAGAAATTGAACCGAACAGTACTAATGGTTCGATTGTTGCATAGGTCAATTGTGCTGATTCTATTGTTGGTGATGCGAAAGTTCGCGGTATAAGTGGGGGTGAGAAGAAGCGCCTCTCACTCGCATGTGAACTGATTGCTAGCCCTTCAGTCATCTTCGCGGATGAACCAACAACAGGTATTTTACCTGATTTACCCTTTGCCTTCCTTACTTGAACAAGGCTTCTCTTCATCACTTACTATGGCTTGAATTTAGGCCTGAAACTTTTTGCATGTAGCTATATGttctattttattttatcaCGTCTTACAAATCCAACAATTCCTCTAATATATGATCCCCAGATCATATGAAAATAAATTGTCGGTATTATCATAAACATTTTTGTTGAAGATGCTCAAAATATGTAAATGTGAATCGTAAAGAGCTTAACTTACTTTTTTTAACCGAAATATTACTTCTTTGACTAGTGTTTTGCATCATATCATCATATGTTTTTTGTTATTTATTCAGAGTTACTTTGTTCCTCTCTAATCATCTTGAGACATGGCCACTCAATCCTATTGTTGAATGTTCTACAGTCTTTCTATTTGTATATCCATGGGAGCTAGCATAAAATTTAGAAGTCCATTTTAAAAATTAGCCATCAAGATCTATTTGGCCATTTGACAAGATGGAAATGCCAAATGTGAAGTTATAAATTTTTGCATTTTCGTGATTTTTCTTTTAGGCCTTGATGCCTTCCAAGCAGAGAAGGTCATGGAGACTCTTAGACAGCTTGCTGAGGATGGGCACACCGTTATCTGCTCTATACATCAGCCAAGAGGTTCAGTCTATGGCAAATTTGATGACATTGTACTACTGTCAGAGGGAGAAATTGTATACATGGGGCCTGCAAAAGAAGAACCTCTAACATACTTCTCATCATTAGGGTTGTTATGCTATACCCTTCCCATTCCTTCAGTCTTTCTTGATATATTCTTAAGTATGAATTATCATGATTTCTGCATGAGTTGAATGTTTGCCCTGCATGTTTTTGTGTGCTCGCCTTTTTACTTGCCTGGTCGTGCATAATAAATAATTCACCTTTTTTTTATCCTGAACAGTGAACAAACACTCTTACTCAAACCTATTTTATTTTGAATATAACAAAACAATATATTAGGCATCACGTGTGCATTTTCTCAATAAAACTAATACTTTGACTCACTTATTACATTCATCCTTTGTCATTGTAACAATCAAGATTTAATATTAACTATGCTAGAACTTTAAACGGCTGATTGTTACCTGTTTATGCCATGCAGCATGCTTCTGGCCTCTTTGTCTACTTAAGGCGACTGTTTTTTTTTGCTATGTCATGTTGTTTTATCTTAGATTTGTTATTATGGAccattaataaattaaattttgaTACTTTATCAGGTATCAGTGTCCAGATCATATGAACCCTGCTGAGTTCTTGGCTGATCTCATTTCCGTTGATTATGGTTCAGCTGAAAGTGTGCAATCATCGCAAAAGAGGATTGAGAACCTCATTGAGACGTTTTCGAATAAAGCTCTGGTCACTGAATGTAACGATTCAATTGCAAAACCACAGGAATCTGAATTTTCTGCCAAAGTTGTATGGAAGTCTAGCATGAAGCAAAGGGGTGGTTGGTGGAGGCAATTTCGGTTGCTTTTTAAGCGAGCATGGATGCAGGTTCATCTCAATAAATTTCTCTGTTTTCATTGTGTTTCCCAGCTTCACCTTTTTACGTTGattatttctttttctattgCTGCCTTGACACAAGTGGACACTTTCATCTTTTTGTGTTTGAGTTACCTTTTTGACATTTGATTTTAGCCTAGTAATTTAACTTTGTAGACTACCAACTCAGAATTTTCTTGTTTAGCATATGACTTGAGTTGACTGTGATTTCATATTCTGTACCTTAAAATATCTGTAACATCCACCCATTACTTAATTCTGATCTTTCTGTGATAGACAGTTTATTGTTCACATGAAATAAATGGGACAGTAAACCCATGATAATAATGAGATTGGAGAAGCATTAATTTTCAGAACCTGAAATCTGGTACTTGCATAGCTGTAAGACATTTGCAGACAGTTGAGTACACGTGTTTGGGTGAAGCTTGACTATCTCTTGTCATCGATTGCTTCTTATGATGCATAGGGCCTTTTGTGTTCAGGCTTTTCGTGATGGACCAACAAACAAAGTGAGAGCACGAATGTCTGTTGCTTCAGCAGTTATATTTGGATCGGTGTTCTGGCGAATGGGGAAATCTCAAACGTCCATACAAGATAGGATGGGACTGCTTCAGGTAGCATATATTGTGAACCTTGATGACTCCTCGAGTTGAATTGCTAGTTTGTACATAATTTGCATTCAGGATATATGTGATATACTCATTGTCTTCTAGGTTCTCGTATATTGTTTCGATTGTATAACATTTCTCGAGTTTGATCTTTTTGCTTTTCATTATTTGAGTTAAGGTGGCTGCCATAAACACAGCTATGGCTGCACTGACAAAGACTGTGGGTGTTTTCCCAAAAGAACGGACTATAGTTGACAGAGAACGTGCAAAAGGTTCCTATGCGCTTGGACCATATCTTTCATCCAAGTTGTTGGCTGAGATTCCCATTGGAGCAGCATTTCCATTGATATTTGGATCGATTCTTTATCCAATGGCTAAACTCCATCCTACATTTTCTAGGTCAGTGTAACTCTGAATCTTATCTGGCAATGCTCAGAATCATGTTGTGCATATTTATGACAGTTTTGCTTATGATTATCTAAAGAATATTTCAAACTCTGCATCAGATTCGCCAAATTCTGTGGTATTGTGACTGTAGAGTCATTTGCTGCATCAGCGATGGGCCTCACTGTTGGAGCAATGGCTCCTACAACTGAAGCTGCAATGGCTCTTGGCCCATCCCTTATGACAGTGTTTATTGTCTTTGGAGGATACTATGTTAACCCTGACAATACTCCAGTCATATTTCGGTGGATCCCAAGAATATCGCTCATTAGATGGTATTCTTCATTTATTCTTGTGATACCTAGATGGGTCTAGCATAGTGAGCATACTAACAACTGGGTTTTGTTCTTTTGTCATTAATTTTCAGGGCCTTTCAAGGGCTTTGTATTAATGAGTTCAAAGGTCTGCAGTTTGAGCAACAACATTCCTATGACATTCAAACTGGTGAACAGGTATTGATTAGTCTCCAGAAACACAATTGTTACCCTaacaaatacaaataaaaattgGTCAAATGCAAGGGAAAATCACTTAGCCTCAAAATTTGTTATCTATATTAAAAGAAATGGCTTATGTCGTCTGATGTCAATAAATAGAATGATTGTGGTTAATTTTGAACTCCACGATAACTTCAAATTATACTGCTTATTTACTTTTTATGGAAAAAAAACTATATATTGAATTGATGATATTGGTAAACCTAccgttttctatttttttagttcGAAACAAGTGCCATAAACATTTTATaattttgtttgaagaaattgtTATAGTTTTGATGCATTACTTTTATGTGGCAGGCCCTGGAGAGGTTTTCATTAGGAGGAATTCGTATTGCTGATACGCTGGTTGCACAGGGTAGGATTCTAATGTTCTGGTACTGGTCAACCTACCTTCTTCTGAAGAAAAATAGACCAAAGTATCAGCCACTCCTGCCCCCACTGGAAGAAGATCAACAAAAGCAGCAGGTGGAATAAGCATCTCATCGGAGACTTgtccaaaaaataaaataaggtAGGGCATCTTTGCATCAATCATTTCTTGTAATGGCCCTAATTCAGTAAAAAGAGTCTCTGGGAACATGACGTAATTAGCAACGTAATCATAGTCAACGATGAGTCTTAGGATCC contains:
- the LOC120706150 gene encoding ABC transporter G family member 7-like isoform X2 — protein: MEVRGLGQLLAALAAALFVRAIAGPGPALLPPAEDTEDDETDAAAGGGVVRPVTIRWARITCALKNKRGEVARFLLSNVSGEAKPGRLLALMGPSGSGKTTLLNVLAGQLTASPSLHLSGYLYVNGRPISKSGYKIAFVRQEDLFFSQLTVRETLSLAAELQLPDTCDPERKERYVSDLLLRLGLVNCADSIVGDAKVRGISGGEKKRLSLACELIASPSVIFADEPTTGLDAFQAEKVMETLRQLAEDGHTVICSIHQPRGSVYGKFDDIVLLSEGEIVYMGPAKEEPLTYFSSLGYQCPDHMNPAEFLADLISVDYGSAESVQSSQKRIENLIETFSNKALVTECNDSIAKPQESEFSAKVVWKSSMKQRGGWWRQFRLLFKRAWMQAFRDGPTNKVRARMSVASAVIFGSVFWRMGKSQTSIQDRMGLLQVAAINTAMAALTKTVGVFPKERTIVDRERAKGSYALGPYLSSKLLAEIPIGAAFPLIFGSILYPMAKLHPTFSRFAKFCGIVTVESFAASAMGLTVGAMAPTTEAAMALGPSLMTVFIVFGGYYVNPDNTPVIFRWIPRISLIRWAFQGLCINEFKGLQFEQQHSYDIQTGEQALERFSLGGIRIADTLVAQGRILMFWYWSTYLLLKKNRPKYQPLLPPLEEDQQKQQVE
- the LOC120706150 gene encoding ABC transporter G family member 7-like isoform X1 — its product is MEVRGLGQLLAALAAALFVRAIAGPGPALLPPAEDTEDDETDAAAGGGVVRPVTIRWARITCALKNKRGEVARFLLSNVSGEAKPGRLLALMGPSGSGKTTLLNVLAGQLTASPSLHLSGYLYVNGRPISKSGYNYKIAFVRQEDLFFSQLTVRETLSLAAELQLPDTCDPERKERYVSDLLLRLGLVNCADSIVGDAKVRGISGGEKKRLSLACELIASPSVIFADEPTTGLDAFQAEKVMETLRQLAEDGHTVICSIHQPRGSVYGKFDDIVLLSEGEIVYMGPAKEEPLTYFSSLGYQCPDHMNPAEFLADLISVDYGSAESVQSSQKRIENLIETFSNKALVTECNDSIAKPQESEFSAKVVWKSSMKQRGGWWRQFRLLFKRAWMQAFRDGPTNKVRARMSVASAVIFGSVFWRMGKSQTSIQDRMGLLQVAAINTAMAALTKTVGVFPKERTIVDRERAKGSYALGPYLSSKLLAEIPIGAAFPLIFGSILYPMAKLHPTFSRFAKFCGIVTVESFAASAMGLTVGAMAPTTEAAMALGPSLMTVFIVFGGYYVNPDNTPVIFRWIPRISLIRWAFQGLCINEFKGLQFEQQHSYDIQTGEQALERFSLGGIRIADTLVAQGRILMFWYWSTYLLLKKNRPKYQPLLPPLEEDQQKQQVE